In Betaproteobacteria bacterium, the sequence GTACCCCAAACCAAGGCACATGCTGCGCCGGTGCGGCCTCAAGATCATTGATCGAGACCTCGTCCGGCTCGGATTTCATCAGCCAATACTGCATGTGATCGCGCTAATCTGAGGGCAAAAAAAGGCCCCCGCGAATGTCGTCAGGCCGGCATCCTGAACCGGGGTCCAGAGTGGTCGCATTCCTACCGCATCAGGCACACTCACTGGGAGCGCGCACAACAGCGGATGATTGGTCCGCAACCGATGCCAATTAGCATTGGTTCAAGGAATATATGGCCTTAACAAACACCGCAGGGGACGCTCGGCGGGCGGCGCCGGGGTCAGCAGAAACCGACTACAAGTCCAGTTGCTGCTGGGGCGCAAGCACGGCATCAAGTCGTGCTCCCATGTCACCGATTCTACGCTTCGCTTCGGAAGTATCAACTGCTTCCGCAAACTCTTTTGAAGCGCCACCGGACGCACCGGTCAGGTGTTCATGTGCAATATTCAATGCGGCCATGACAGCAACACGTTCGGCAATGGTGTTCTTGGTCCGCTGCGCAATATCGCGCATCTTGCCATCCACCACGTCGACCGCCTGCAACAGCGCATCGCGTTCTTCAGGCGCACAGGCAACGCGGTACTCGCGCCCCATGATCTTCACGTCGAGGAAATTCGGCTCTGCAGTCATCTCAGGCATCCTCGGGAATCTTGTCCATCAGGCCTTCCAGGCGCTCACGGGCGGCCGTCATCGTCTGCCGCAGGTGCAGTCTTTCTGACTCGGCGGCGGCCATCTGGTTTTTCAAAACCTCGTTTTCGGCGCGCAACTGGTGAACCAGCGCGACGGCCTGATCGATTTTACCTTCAAGAATTTCAAGTTCCGCATTCATGGCGCGAACTATAGAGGCAAAAATCCCGCGTGGTCAAGGACTAAGCGTTTCATCTAAAAGTGGTTTATAGAAACCTGATCGAACTTGCCCGATGCACTCAAAAGCCTACCCATGTAGAATGCGCGCCGTGTCAGGTGCTGCGCATGGTTTCTCCATGCTCAGTTAAACGGGAAAGCGGTGCGTCTCCAACGAGACAACTCCGCTGCTGCCCCCGCAACGGTAAGCAAGTGCGGACGTATCAAAAGGCCACTGGGTAACCACCTGGGAAGGCGATACGTCAAGACTTGCGAGCCCGGATACCGGCCTGAGACAAAAAAGCGGAAGTGCCACGGGGCGTGGTGCCGGTTCTTGCGGCCAGCATTCTCCCTGCATTTCCTTTTACCACCATTCCGACTCGCGGGGACGCCTGTCGGAAAAAGGAAAGCTATGTCTACCTGCCTCAAGCCGCTTGCGGCCTTACTCCCCTTGTTGTACCTAACGCCTGCTCTTTCTCAACAAAATCTGGATCCCGTTGTAGTCACTGCTACCCGGCAAGCTACCCGCGTCAGCGAAACGCTCGCCGATGTAACCGTCCTTCAACGCGAGGATATTGAAAAAGCGAGCGGATCTTCAGCACTAGAGCTGATTGCCCGCCAGCCCGGCATTCAGTTGAGCAATAACGGCGGGCTTGGCAAGGCTTCCAGCCTGTTCATTCGTGGCGCCGAAGCACGCCATACCCTGTTGCTGATCGACGGCATCCCGCTCGGTTCTGCCACCACCGGCACCCCGTCACTGGCCGACATTCCATTGTCACAAATCGAACGTATTGAAATTGTTCGCGGCCCTTCCTCTGCAGTCTATGGATCAGATGCGATCGGCGGCGTCATCCAGATTTTTACGCGGCGCGGAGAAGGTCCATTACAAGCAGATGCCTTTGCCGGTATCGGATCACGCAATACCCAAGAGCTGTCGGCCGGGCTGTCCGGTAGAGGCCAGATGCTGTCGGGGAATCTGCGGGTTTCGTATCTGGGCACGGATGGATTCAATGCCGCAGCCGATCCGGTTCGATACAAAGCAGTCAACGGCAGTTTTCCCAATCCAGACCGAGATGGTTATTACCAAAACAGCATGTCCGGCAGCATCGCGATTCGTCCGGCCAAAGGCCACGAACTGGGGATTACCGGCTACAACGTCACCGGGAAAAACGACTACGATGGCGGTGGGCCGACCGTCTTTGCCTACGCCAATGTCGCAACCACTGTACTCTCCGCCTATTCCCGAAATCAATGGACAGACGATTGGACATCGACAGTTCGTTTTGGGCAGGCCGAGGATAGCTCAACCAACTTCGCACCGACCCGATCACTATTCGAGACGGTACAAAATCAGTGGATGGTCGAAAATCAGATTGGACTTCCGCTGGGCAGCCTGCTGATCGGCTATGAGTATTTATCCCAGGAAGTTAACAGCACCACCAAATATGCCGTTCGTGAACGCACGGTCAGCTCCCCTTTCTTGGGCTACAACGCCAAGCTAGGCAACCATAGCGTGCAACTCGCAGGACGACGCGATGACAACTCGCAATTTGGTGCCAAAAACACCGGCAACCTGGCCTACGGCTATCAATTCACGAGCGCGCTCTCCGCACGCGGGGCGATCGGTACTGCGTTCAAGGCCCCCACCTTCAACCAGCTCTATTTTCCAGGGTTTGGCTCGACAAACTTGAAGCCGGAAGAAGCATTGAACCGGGAAATCGGCCTGACCTGGCTGGAGACCGGCCACCGGATTGGCTGGGTTTATTTTGACAACAAAATCACTGATTTGATTGGCGGCTCTCCGCTGGTCAATATCAACAAAGCGACAATCCGGGGCAACTCATTGACCTATGCCGGTTCGATTGGCCACTGGCAGATCAATGCGAGCATCGACATCATGGATCCGCGCGATGCCACAACCAGGAAAAAGCTGCCACGTCGCGCCGACGAGCAGGCCAATTTCTCACTTAGTTACGCTACCGGCCCACTGAACGTCGGAACGGAGGTCCAGGCCGTCGGCACCCGCTTCGACAACGCTACCAACACCCGCCGAATGAAAGGCTACGCGCTGGTCAATCTGTTTGGCCATTACCAGATCACGCCAGACCTTCGTCTAGAAGCCCGCATCAATAACCTGTTCGATGAACAATACGAAACCGCCTGGGCTTACGCGCAACCACGCCTGAGCGCGTTCATTGGCTTACGTTACAACCCTAAATAATCCTGCCACCCGCCAGCCCCCCGGATACCGGTGTCTTTGTGCAATTTAGTGATCAATCCTTATGTACAGGGCGTTGCCGGCGTCGCGGGAAACGCTCCGTATTTTCCTCGCCGGACTAAAACTATAGAAAGAAGAAGCTATGTCTCTGTTATTCAAGCATTCCTCAATGTAAAATCGCAATTGTTACAGGTGCTGCGCGAGGTTTCTCCAACCGCAGTTAAACGGGAAAGCGGTGCGTCTCCATTGAGACCATTCCGCTGCTGCCCCCGCAACGGTAAGCAAGTGCGGACATATCAAAAGGCCACTGGGTAACCACCTGGGAAGGCGATACGTCAAGACTTGCGAGCCCGGATACCGGCCTGAGACAAACAAGCGGAAGTGCCACGGGGGTGTGGTGCCGGTTATTGCAACCAGCCTTCTCCCCTCCCACTTCCTTTTCAATGCTCTTCCGGCATGCGGGGACGCCCGCCGGGAAAAAGGGAAAATCATGCATCCACGTTTAAAGCCGCTGGCTATTCTGCCGGCACTCGCCCTTTCCGCCACCCTGGCACAAGCGGAAGCGCAACTCGATCAGGTCGTGGTGACGGCAACCCGCTTTGCCGAACAAGCACCTGCAGTCCCCGGAAACGTAACCATCATTTCCCGGGAAGATATCCGAACCTCACCGGCTCGCAATATTCCTGACCTGTTGCAGAACAGTGCCGGCGTCATGGTTTCGCCGCTCTATGGCAGCTTGGGCATTGATGCCACTGTCGACCTTCGCGGCTTTGGCGATACGGCAGGCAACAATACCTTGATCCTGATTGACGGTCAGCGCATGAATCCGCTCGACATGAGTGGCATCGACTGGTCAATCATTCCGCTCGCCAGCATCGAGCGAATCGAAATCATGCGCGGTGCCGGGTCGGTACTCTATGGTGACCGAGCAACAGGCGGCGTCATTAATATCGTGACGGACAAGTCGGCGCGCACAGCAGCGTCCGCCTCGGTCGGCGTTGGCAGCTTCAACTCGCGTAGCGCAGACGGCGAAATCTCTTACGGCGGAAATGCGGGATATGGCAGCCTGAAGGCCCATTATGGTGCCACCGACGGTTGGCGAAAGAATAACCAAGCGGATCAGGCATCCATAGCCGGACGGCTGGGCTGGGCGTTCTCCCGTGCCGAGATTTTTACCGATTTCGCCCTGTTCAATGAAAGCACCGGCACCCCCGGATCCATCGCCGAGAATGCCTACCGGACGGACCCGAAGCAGGCCAGAAATCCGTTCGATACCCAGCGTAAGGAAGGCTACCGGCTACGTCCGGGTGTTGCTGTTCAATTAAGTGGGACCTTGCGTCTTGAAGCCGAAGTCGCTTTAGACCATGCCGAGCAACACTTTGATAGTGTTTCATTCGGCAGCACCTCCGATCGCCAGCGCAACATGGTGTCGGTAACACCGCGTATTCGCTGGGCGCATGGTTTGGGCGCACTGAAGAGCGAGAGCGTCCTTGGTGCTGACTACTATTCCGGCGATGTCACCAACAGTTACTCGTCGTATGCCAACAATCGGGCCGAGCAGGACAGTTCTGCCGTCTATCTGCAGAACACGACGGGACTGACCGACCGCCTGACAATGACCCTGGGCGGACGCACCCAGAGAGTAAAGCAAACCGCCGATCAGGACGCCTACCCGGCGTGGCTCATGCCGGCCCTGTCCGGTAGAAGCGAGCATACGCGGAGCGCCGTGGATGCGGGTCTGGTATATCGAACGAGTGACTGGCGTGTTTACGGGAAGTTCGGCACCACATTCCGCTTTGCCAATACGGATGAACTGTTCGGCTATGACTCCCTGACCGGGAATCCGGTGTTTGCCGGCAATCTCCAACCACAACACGGGACCATCGGTGAACTTGGCGGCAGCGTCGCCTTCGGCCCGCTTTCGGTGCAGCTTGCGGCCTTTCAGATGGACCTCAAGGACGAGATCGGTTACGACGGCGCCCAAGGGGCGAATATCAATTTTGACCCGACACGGCGGCGCGGCGTGGAAACAGAAATTGCCTGGCGAATGACATCGAGCCTGAAAACCCAGTTCGCCTATACCTATACCGATGCCAAATTCCGCGACGGGGTTTATCAGGACAAATCGGTGCCCATGGTGCCGAACAACAAGGCTTCGTTCCGCATCAACTGGCAAGGTGGTCAAATTGGCAACTATGGCTTGTCGGCCAACTACATCGGCGACCGCCGCTTTAGTGGCGATTATGCCAACCAACTCAAAATGCTTTCCGGGTATACAACGCTCGATCTCGTTGCTGATTGGAAAGTCGGCCCAATGACCGTCTCGGCTCGCGTTCTCAATCTCACCGACAAGCACTACGCCCCGTTCGCACTGTATTCCCCACTCAAAAGCGACTATTACTACTATCCGGCTGACGGCCGTGCCGTTTTCGTTTCCGCCCGCTACGACTTCAAGTAAATGCCAACCCGCCAACGTGCCCTCCTGATTCTCGCCAGCCTCTGCCTTCTGGCCGTGGCGAGCTTCTGGCTGGCGCTGACGGTGGGCAGTTTCAAGATTTCCTATGCCGAAGTGCTTGCCGCCTTGCTGGGACAGGAGGGCGGGGCAGGTGATGTGGTATTGCAACTGCGCTTGCCGCGCGCCGTGGCCGGTTTTGCCTGTGGCGGGCTGCTGGCACTGGCCGGCGCCCTGATGCAGGTTTTGCTGCGTAATCCGTTGGCTGACCCGTACGTGCTGGGTATTTCCGGGGGTGCCGGCGTTGGTGCGATGTTCGCCATGCTGCTCGGACTGCCGGTACTCGGTGTTGATGGGCTGGCTTTTATCGGTGCCTTTGCGGCAATGCTGCTGGTCTTCGGGCTGGCGCACGGGGACGGAAGCTGGACGCAAACCCGCCTGTTGCTGACCGGTGTAATCGTCGCCGCCGGTTGCGGTGCGCTGGTCGCGTTGATGCTGACCATTGCCGAGGAGCACAAGCTGCGCGGCATGTTGTTCTGGCTGATGGGCGACCTCGGCCAAAGCGCACAATGGTGGCCGGCCTTGGCTGCGCTGGTCATTGCGCTGGCGCTGGCCATGCCTTTTGCCCGAGAGCTGAATCTGCTGTCCCGCGGACTGATGCAGGCGCAAGCCTTGGGCGTGGCGGTTGGCCGCTTGCGTTACGCCATCTACCTTCTCGCTTCACTGGCCACTGCGGCATCGGTGACGACGGCCGGCTCCATCGGCTTTGTCGGTCTGGTCGTGCCGCACCTGGTGCGACTGGCCACCGGCAACGATCAACGTCTGCTGCTGCCGGCTTCGGTACTGGCAGGCGGCTCGTTATTGGTGCTGGCCGACACCCTGGCCCGTACGCTACTGGCGCCGCAGCAGTTGCCCGTGGGGGTGCTGACGGCACTGATCGGCGTTCCTGTCTTTCTCTTCCTGCTCTCCAGGCAGCCGAAATGACCCAGGCACTGCTCGAAGCCCGACAACTGGCCGTTGAAATCGGCGGCAAAGCGGTCGTCAACCAGGTCAACCTGCGGGTGGCCAGCGGGGAACGAATTGCCATTCTCGGACGCAATGGCGCGGGCAAATCGACGCTGTTGTCGACGCTGGCCGGCCTGCGTCCACCGGCGGCCGGTGCGGTGTTGCTGGATGGCGAGGACGCTGCCTTGCTGCCGGCCCGACAGGCTGCCCTGCGCCGCGCCTGGCTGGGGCAATTTCAAAACGATCCCTTCGGTTCAAGCGTGCTCGAAACGGCCCTGACCGGACGCCATCCACACCTCGGGCGCTGGGACTGGGAGTCGACGCGCGACGCCGAACTGGCGCGCAGCGCAATCAAGGCGGTCGGTCTGGAAGGCATGGAGTCACGCCAGGTCCATACTTTGTCCGGCGGCGAACGGCAGCGGCTGGCGATTGCCACGCTGCTGACCCAGGCGGCGCCGCTTTACCTGCTTGATGAACCCCTGTCGCATCTTGACCTCAATCACCAGATGGCTGTGCTAGAACTCTTTGCCGGCGCCGCTCGCGACTGCGGTGCCGGGGTCATCATGGTCCTGCACGATCCGGCCCTGGCCCATCGTTTCTGCGACCGGGCACTGCTGGTTTATGGCGATGGCCGCACCGAGTCAGGTACGGTCGATGCCATTCTGACGGCCGAAACGCTATCCGAACTTTACGGCTATGGCCTGCGTCAGATCGAAGATCGCGGCCATCGCTGCTTTATTCCGAAATAATAAAATTTCAAATTTGGCCGATTTTTCCGGTTGACCGTAGCAGTCGGCTTCCACCCCTTTTAATCAATTTTTTCAGAGAAAATCATGACCGTTACCCACGAAGAACGCATGCAAAGGAAAAAGGCTGTCGTCGATAGCAAGATCGACGCGGCACAGGAAGAACGAGGCGTGCTGGTGGTCAATACCGGCAACGGCAAGGGCAAATCGAGTGCAGCGTTTGGCGTCGTCGCGCGTGCTCTCGGGCATGGCCTCAAGGTCGGCGTCGTCCAGTTCGTCAAAGGCCGTTCGGATACCGGCGAGGAAGCATTTTTCCGTCTGCAACCGAATGTCGCCTGGCATGTCGGCGGCGAAGGCTTCACCTGGGAAACCCAGGACAAGGAACGCGACGCGAAGGCAGCCCAGGCCGCCTGGGAGATTGCCTGCGGCCATCTGAGCGACCCGGCCATCGGCCTCGTCGTCCTCGACGAAATGACCTACGCTTTCAAATACGGCTGGCTCGACCTGGACACCATACTTGCCAAGCTACTGGCTCGCCCGACCATGCAACACGTCATCATCACCGGCCGCGCCGCGCCGCAAGGCCTGCGCGAAGCTGCTGACACGGTCAGCGACATCGGCATGGAGAAACACGCCTTCCAAAACGGCATCAAGGCCATGCCAGGACTCGAATTCTGATGCCGTCCTGCCCGGCACTGCTCATCGCCGCCCCCGCCTCCAGCCAGGGCAAGACTACGGTCACCGCCGCGCTGGCCCGCCTGCACAGCCGTCAGGGTAGACAAGTCACCGTCTTCAAATGCGGTCCGGATTTTCTCGATCCGCAGATTCACACCGTGGCCAGCGGCCGCCCTTGCCAGAACCTCGATCTCGGCATGTGTGGTGAAAACGATGCGCGCTGGCGGCTGGCCCGAGCCGCGCAGGAATCCGATCTGATCCTGATCGAAGGGGTCATGGGCCTGTTCGACGGCCAACCCTCGGCCGCCGACCTCGCCCTCCGCTTCGGCATTCCGGTGATGGCCTTGATCGACGCTGGAGCCATGGCCCAGACCTTCGGCGCGATTGCCCACGGCCTCGCCACCTATCGACCCGAACTGCCATTTGCCGGAGTGCTAGCCAATCGCGCCGCCAGCGAAGGGCATATCAAGATGTTGCGCGACAGCCTACCCGCCGGCATGGGCTGGTTCGGCGCTCTGCCCAAAAGCAACGACAGCCTGCCCGAACGTCATCTGGGATTGCTGCAGGCGGCCGAAATCACCGACCTCGAAGCCCGTCTCGACGCCTTGGCCGATGCCTTGGCGGCGAGTGCTACGGTCGACCTGCCAAAACCCGTCAATTTCGACACTTTACCGGTGCCGCTCATTGCGCCAGCACTTGCCGGCCAGCGCATCGCCATCGCCCGCGATGCCGCTTATGGATTCATCTACCCGGCCAATCTGGAAACGCTGGCGGCGCTCGGTGCCGAGCTGTGCTTCTTTTCGCCGGTCGCCGGCAATCCATTGCCCGATTGCGATGCCGTTTGGCTCCCTGGCGGCTATCCGGAACTTCACGGCGACACCCTTGGCAAGCACACTGGCCTCTGGCAAGCACTGAAAGCCCACGTCGCCGCAGGCAAACCCCTGCTCGCCGAATGCGGCGGCATGATGAGTCTGTTCGAAGAAGTCATCGACAAAAGTGGCACATCCCATCACTTTGGTGGCCTGTTACCGGGGCGTTCGGTGATGCAAAAACGTCTGGCCGCGCTCGGTACGCAATTTACTGAATTGCCGGAAGGCCGGCTGTCCGGGCATACCTTTCATTACTCGAAGAGCGAAACCACGCTCACGCCACTGCTCCGTGCTCAAACAGCCAAGGGAAGCGAAGGCGAAGCCATCTATCGCCAGGATCGACTGACTGCCTCCTACGTCCATTTCTACTTTCCAAGCAATCCAGCGGCCACAGCCAGCCTTTTCATGCGACCAAAATAGTTCGAATAATACGAAGACTAATACAAGAAATAGCTGGTTTTTCTGCAATGGGAAGCGGGTACACTACGACTTGTAACTTTCCCACACGGAGACATGCATGAAGAATTTCGTATTGATGGCCGCCGCACTCGTGCTCGGCTTCACCTTGCAAATCGGCGATGCCGAAGCCAAGCGTCTTGGCGGCGGCAGCTCTTACGGCATGCAGCGCCAGTCCGTTGCCCCGAGCAAGTCGACCAACGCTGCACCAACCCCGGCTCCGCACCAGGCTGGCGCAGCAGCCCCGCAAGCGCAACCCAAGCGCTCCTGGATGGGTCCGCTCGCCGGTCTGGCCGCCGGTATCGGTCTGGCCGCCCTGGCATCGCACTTCGGTTTCGGTGAAGGCCTGGCCAACTTCATGATGATCGGCCTGATCATCATGGCAGCTGTCATGCTCTTCGGCTTCCTGATGCGCAAGAAGGCCGCTGCTGCTCAGCAAGGCGGCATGCAGTATGCTGGCGCCGGCAGCAACTACGGCAGCAACGCCCCACGTGAGCCGGCTTCTTTCAACCCCGGCGGTGCAGCCATGGCAGCACCGATCGCAAATGGCGCGAGCAGCGGCAACATCCCGGCCGGTTTTGATGTTGAAGGCTTCGTGCGCAACGCCAAGGTCAACTTCATTCGCCTGCAGGCATCCAATGACGCCGGTAATCTCGACGATATCCGCGAATTCACCTCACCGGAAATGTTCGCTGAAATCAAGCTGGGCATGGGCGAACGCGATGGCACCAAGCAGGAAACCGACGTTGCGCAACTCAACGGCGAAGTGCTTGACGTCGCCGAAGAAGCTAACCGTTATATCGTCAGTATCCGTTTCACCGGCCTGATCAGCGAAGAAAAGGGTGCGACACCAACGCCTTTCGACGAAATCTGGCACATGACCAAACCGACCGACAACAGTCGCGGCTGGGTATTAGCTGGTATCCAGCAAGTTCAGTAAAACTAGATTCGCCCAGACAAGGCTGGCGAGAGCTTCTCGCCAGCCTTTTTTGTTTTTGCTTGCGCAAACGCCGCATAGTTCGTTTTTGTGAAATAGTGCATTGAACAAGCTGAACTTCGATGGCATAGTCACCATTGTCTTTGTAAAGAGCCCTTTACAAACAATCACGCCTACGACAGAACAAAATATGGCGATGTCATACATAAAAATTTTTGCGGCTATCGCATACATCGCTCTTGCGGTGCTTTCAACTGATGCTTTAGCCGTCCTGGATGACGACCTCAGTCTCGAAGACCTGACCAAAACCGAAATTTCGTCGGTTTCCCGACGCAATCAGAGCCTGAGCAACGTGCCGGCTGCTGCCTTCGTGATCACTGCCGAAGATATCCGCCGCTCCGGCGCACTGGCCTTGCCCGATGTCCTGCGCATGGTGCCGGGCATTCAAGTAGCGCAGATCGACAGCGGGCGATATGCCGTTACGGCGCGCGGCTTTAACGGTCGCTTTGCCAACAAACTTCAAGTGCTGATCGACGGCCGAAGCGTCTACGACCCATTTTTCTCGGGCACCGACTGGGAATATGACCCGATTCCACTTGAAGACATCGAGCGCATAGAAGTTATTCGAGGCGCCGGGGCTGCCATGTGGGGCGTCAATGCAGTCAACGGTGTCATCAACATCATCAGCCGGCATTCCCGCGCGCAATCTGGCGGTATGGTTTCTACAACTATTGGCACCAATGGTCAGAAGCAACTTTATACCCGAGCAGGCGGAAACATCGATGCTGATACCTCGTGGAAAATTTCAGCCCAAGGCCGCCATGCCGAACCATCCAAGCAACTGGCCAATGACCGCTACAGCGAAGATAGCCTGAGCAATGGCGTGGTCGATTTTCGCTTTGATCGGGCACTGTCCGCAGGCAGCGATCTCAGCGTCTGGGCCAATGCTGGCAGTTCATCCGTTGGCGACCTCTACCCGCTGACCCCCAATCCACTCAATCCTTCCGTACTAATTTCCGTCCCGGTCACGCAAAAGGTATCCAACCAGACCTTGGGGGTCCGCTATCGCTGGCTGACCAATCAGGGTATTGAGTCTTCTCTGCAAGCCTCGATTGCCAGCACCTCCACGGAGCTCAAGGGGGCGCTGGACGTAGACCACAATCAGTTCGATATTGACTATCAGGGGCGCTACACCTTTTCCTCACACGATCTGCTATGGGGTGCCAGCCATCGAACGGTCTCGGATGAAATGTGGGCCAGATATGTGGTTGAAATTTCCAAACCCGAATTTACCCAGCGAACAACCGGTGTCTTCGTTCACGACAACTGGACCCTGATCGACGATACATTGCAACTTGGCCTTGGTGCTCGCTGGGACAAAACCAATCTGGGCGGTAATACCTTCTCGCCAAATGCCACGCTGATGTGGACACCGACGCGCAGCGATACGCTCTGGACAAAATATTCGAAGGCGCCACGCATGCCCGCGCGCGCCGAATACGACATCACGATGCTGACGGGTTTTCGGGCTCCCACCAGCCCATTTGTTCCTCCCGTCGCAATTCGCGCTCAGCCCGGCAGCCAGCCATTGCGTCAGGAAAAAATGGAAGGCTTCGAAATTGGCTATCGCAAGCAATTTGCCCCGCAAGTTGGCGTAGATATTTCAGTCTACCGTTATCGCTATTCCGACATCGTATCGGGCACTTTGGGCAGCACCCAGTTTCCAGTCTTTTTTTATGGAATTCCCTTCGCTTATCAAAATATCGATCGCTGCAACTGCGCCAGCGGTTGGCTGAGCGGTGCTGAACTGAGCGTTGACTGGTTGCTGACACCCATCTGGCGGATGCAATTGTCGTACGCCTACACCCATGTCAACATGGATGAGTCGACCAACCTGATCGCACAAGGACAAGGCAAGAGTGAGGAACGCTCCACCCCACGCCACTACGGCTCCTTGCGTTCGCAATGGAATATTTCGTCCAGCCAGCAATTTGACGCCTGGATTCGAGGCTCCTCCGGCCTGTACAGAAGACTGACCCCTTACACCACCGAGATTCACGTATCCGGTTACGTCACGCTCGATTTGCGCTACGCCGTCAAGCTGAACAAGGATCTGGAGCTGGCACTGACCGGGCGTAATCTGGTCGGCCCAAGGCGCATTGAATACGTGACAGATTATGTCCCGGCCACACCGGTGATCATTGAGCCGTCGCTGCTCCTTTCGGCGCGCTGGAAGTTCTGATCATGCCAGCCCGCACGCAATTTTTGTCGCAAATACGCCCCGTCCGCTGGCTGGTCTTGCTACTGCTAAGCTGTGTGTCGACCGCATTTGCTTTTCCGGAATCGGAGCCTCAGCTGGAGGCTGCCTATCTTGTCAATTTCATGAAGTACGTCGACTGGCCGGCCAGCAACCGTACAACAACGACAATCTGCCTGTTTGGCCGCGATACTCTGGGTCCATTTCTTGCCGGCTACGAAGGCCGCTCGGTGGGCGGCAAAGAGTTGCGCATTCGCCGAGCCAACAGCCCTGACGACATGTCGAACTGCCAGCTGGTATACATCCCCGACATCGAAGAAGCCCGAATTGGTGTCGTTTTGCGCTGGATTCAGAACATGCCGATACTCGCCGCCAGCAATACTGATGGATTTGCCCGTGCGGGAGGAGGCATCGAACTGGTCCGTAGCACAGGCCGCGTCCAATTCATCGTCAATGCCGAAAGCCTCACAAAAAATGGCCTAACGCCAAGTTCGCAAATGTTGCGCCTTGCTCAGAAGGTCATCGGAGCTGAGCGTTGAGTACGCATCACAGCATTCGCAAACGAATTGCCTTGGCGATTGCTGCCTCGCTCGGTATTGGCCTCCTGCTGTCCTTCCTGACCTTTGCGGTCCGTGAGGTCGACCAGCGGCGCCAGGCCAAGACGACGGAG encodes:
- a CDS encoding cell division protein ZapA; this encodes MTAEPNFLDVKIMGREYRVACAPEERDALLQAVDVVDGKMRDIAQRTKNTIAERVAVMAALNIAHEHLTGASGGASKEFAEAVDTSEAKRRIGDMGARLDAVLAPQQQLDL
- a CDS encoding TonB-dependent receptor, which encodes MSTCLKPLAALLPLLYLTPALSQQNLDPVVVTATRQATRVSETLADVTVLQREDIEKASGSSALELIARQPGIQLSNNGGLGKASSLFIRGAEARHTLLLIDGIPLGSATTGTPSLADIPLSQIERIEIVRGPSSAVYGSDAIGGVIQIFTRRGEGPLQADAFAGIGSRNTQELSAGLSGRGQMLSGNLRVSYLGTDGFNAAADPVRYKAVNGSFPNPDRDGYYQNSMSGSIAIRPAKGHELGITGYNVTGKNDYDGGGPTVFAYANVATTVLSAYSRNQWTDDWTSTVRFGQAEDSSTNFAPTRSLFETVQNQWMVENQIGLPLGSLLIGYEYLSQEVNSTTKYAVRERTVSSPFLGYNAKLGNHSVQLAGRRDDNSQFGAKNTGNLAYGYQFTSALSARGAIGTAFKAPTFNQLYFPGFGSTNLKPEEALNREIGLTWLETGHRIGWVYFDNKITDLIGGSPLVNINKATIRGNSLTYAGSIGHWQINASIDIMDPRDATTRKKLPRRADEQANFSLSYATGPLNVGTEVQAVGTRFDNATNTRRMKGYALVNLFGHYQITPDLRLEARINNLFDEQYETAWAYAQPRLSAFIGLRYNPK
- a CDS encoding TonB-dependent receptor, whose amino-acid sequence is MHPRLKPLAILPALALSATLAQAEAQLDQVVVTATRFAEQAPAVPGNVTIISREDIRTSPARNIPDLLQNSAGVMVSPLYGSLGIDATVDLRGFGDTAGNNTLILIDGQRMNPLDMSGIDWSIIPLASIERIEIMRGAGSVLYGDRATGGVINIVTDKSARTAASASVGVGSFNSRSADGEISYGGNAGYGSLKAHYGATDGWRKNNQADQASIAGRLGWAFSRAEIFTDFALFNESTGTPGSIAENAYRTDPKQARNPFDTQRKEGYRLRPGVAVQLSGTLRLEAEVALDHAEQHFDSVSFGSTSDRQRNMVSVTPRIRWAHGLGALKSESVLGADYYSGDVTNSYSSYANNRAEQDSSAVYLQNTTGLTDRLTMTLGGRTQRVKQTADQDAYPAWLMPALSGRSEHTRSAVDAGLVYRTSDWRVYGKFGTTFRFANTDELFGYDSLTGNPVFAGNLQPQHGTIGELGGSVAFGPLSVQLAAFQMDLKDEIGYDGAQGANINFDPTRRRGVETEIAWRMTSSLKTQFAYTYTDAKFRDGVYQDKSVPMVPNNKASFRINWQGGQIGNYGLSANYIGDRRFSGDYANQLKMLSGYTTLDLVADWKVGPMTVSARVLNLTDKHYAPFALYSPLKSDYYYYPADGRAVFVSARYDFK
- a CDS encoding iron ABC transporter permease, with the protein product MPTRQRALLILASLCLLAVASFWLALTVGSFKISYAEVLAALLGQEGGAGDVVLQLRLPRAVAGFACGGLLALAGALMQVLLRNPLADPYVLGISGGAGVGAMFAMLLGLPVLGVDGLAFIGAFAAMLLVFGLAHGDGSWTQTRLLLTGVIVAAGCGALVALMLTIAEEHKLRGMLFWLMGDLGQSAQWWPALAALVIALALAMPFARELNLLSRGLMQAQALGVAVGRLRYAIYLLASLATAASVTTAGSIGFVGLVVPHLVRLATGNDQRLLLPASVLAGGSLLVLADTLARTLLAPQQLPVGVLTALIGVPVFLFLLSRQPK
- a CDS encoding ABC transporter ATP-binding protein, with the translated sequence MTQALLEARQLAVEIGGKAVVNQVNLRVASGERIAILGRNGAGKSTLLSTLAGLRPPAAGAVLLDGEDAALLPARQAALRRAWLGQFQNDPFGSSVLETALTGRHPHLGRWDWESTRDAELARSAIKAVGLEGMESRQVHTLSGGERQRLAIATLLTQAAPLYLLDEPLSHLDLNHQMAVLELFAGAARDCGAGVIMVLHDPALAHRFCDRALLVYGDGRTESGTVDAILTAETLSELYGYGLRQIEDRGHRCFIPK
- the cobO gene encoding cob(I)yrinic acid a,c-diamide adenosyltransferase, which produces MTVTHEERMQRKKAVVDSKIDAAQEERGVLVVNTGNGKGKSSAAFGVVARALGHGLKVGVVQFVKGRSDTGEEAFFRLQPNVAWHVGGEGFTWETQDKERDAKAAQAAWEIACGHLSDPAIGLVVLDEMTYAFKYGWLDLDTILAKLLARPTMQHVIITGRAAPQGLREAADTVSDIGMEKHAFQNGIKAMPGLEF